The genomic region TGGCAAGACGCGACCTTCATCCCTGAGGTGACAGACGGCCGCACCTTTATGCGTGTATTCAATGAAGCAAGTATCAATGATGGTGGTAAAGAAATATACACACAACAAAACTTCGATGAATTCGATCAATTATATGCAGAGAACCCAGACAACTACGATTGGCAGAAAGCGATCTTAAGTGGTTCAGGATTCACGCATAACCATTTTGCATCCTTATCTACAGGGTCAGGCGTTATTCGCGTTAATCCCTCTTTAAGCTATGTTAAACAAGATGGTTTAATCAAGAATACAAACTACCAACGCTATACCTTCAGAAATAACATGGATATCAACCCGAATGATAAATTGAATATCAAGGTTGACTTATCGGTTATGAACGGCGACCGCTTACAGATTGCCAATGAAGGAACCGTCTGGAATTACCTGGGTCGTATGCCTACGAATATTCCAATCCGCTATGGCGATAAATGGTCTGAAGGATGGGTTAAGAATAACCCTGTAGGCTTTATCGAAGATGGTGGAAACAGAAAAGTAAATAACATCGAGTTAATCGGTAATCTATCCCTAAACTACAAACCAGTTAACTGGTTATCCATTACTGGTTTAGTTGCTCCTCGCTATCGCACGAGAAATATTCACAACTTCTCTAAAGCGTTGATGACTTATTACTCGGGCGGAGCAGAAGCAGGTGCAGCAGCAGAGTCAACAGAATTAACAGAATCTGCTTACCGTTATTTCTACGGAAACTACCAATTCCACGCTACTGCAGCAAAAACATTCAACGACCATAGCTTAAGCTTAATGGTAGGTACTTCACGTGAAACGTACGACGAAAAATACCTAATGGGTTACCGTCGTGACTACACTTACGATACCTACGAAGTATTAAATGCAGGTGCAGACACCGAGAAAAAACGTAATGATGGTACACAAGACCAATGGTTATTAGTATCGGCTTTCTCACGTTTCAACTACGCTTACAAAGACCGTTACTTGTTCGAAGCTAACTTACGCTACGATGGTACATCCCGTTTCCTAGGCAGCAATCGCTGGGCAACATTCCCTTCGTTCTCTGCAGGATGGAGAGTAGAGCAAGAGCCTTTTATGGAAAACCTACGCTCTAAGATCAATCAATTAAAAGTCAGAGCTTCTTGGGGTATCCTTGGAAACCAAAATATCGGTAGCACTTACCAACCATTCTCGGAGAACTTAGCCCTAGGCGGTATCTCAATGGGCGGTGCAATCAGCCAATTGGTAACTTTAAATACGCTTGCTAACCCTGACCTTCGTTGGGAAGAAACAACAGCAACAGGCGTAGGTTTAGACGCGACCCTATTCGATAAATTCAGCTTTACATTCGACTGGTATAAAAAACACACGAATGGTATCTTAATGACGCTTCCAATCTCGGCATTATACGGATTGAACGAGCCATACCAAAATGCTGCGAAAGTAGAAAACTTAGGCTGGGAAGTTGGTGGTCGTTATGACAACCAATGGAGTGACTTCAAATTCGGACTAGGCTTCAACTTCTCGGATGTAAGAAACAAGATTCTTGACATGAGAAGCAGACCAGTAGGAACATTGCTTCGCCAACAACAAGGCTACGCAATCAACTCCAT from Sphingobacterium sp. BN32 harbors:
- a CDS encoding TonB-dependent receptor, which produces MKKQLQLILMLLIMPLGMVLAQQPLQIMGKVTNTEGEPVQGVSISIKGRLNAITATDDAGAYSLQAEKSDVLIFKGIGFKTVERTVSGQTTINVTLESDLTNLDEVVVVGYGTQKKTNLTGAVSTISASQLENRPAVSASTALQGLAPGVTVTSQTGAPGGDQASIRIRGVNSFSSASEPLVIIDGVAGDLNSIDANLIESMSVLKDAASAAIYGSRAANGVILVTTKRAKDAFNLTYKGYTGWQDATFIPEVTDGRTFMRVFNEASINDGGKEIYTQQNFDEFDQLYAENPDNYDWQKAILSGSGFTHNHFASLSTGSGVIRVNPSLSYVKQDGLIKNTNYQRYTFRNNMDINPNDKLNIKVDLSVMNGDRLQIANEGTVWNYLGRMPTNIPIRYGDKWSEGWVKNNPVGFIEDGGNRKVNNIELIGNLSLNYKPVNWLSITGLVAPRYRTRNIHNFSKALMTYYSGGAEAGAAAESTELTESAYRYFYGNYQFHATAAKTFNDHSLSLMVGTSRETYDEKYLMGYRRDYTYDTYEVLNAGADTEKKRNDGTQDQWLLVSAFSRFNYAYKDRYLFEANLRYDGTSRFLGSNRWATFPSFSAGWRVEQEPFMENLRSKINQLKVRASWGILGNQNIGSTYQPFSENLALGGISMGGAISQLVTLNTLANPDLRWEETTATGVGLDATLFDKFSFTFDWYKKHTNGILMTLPISALYGLNEPYQNAAKVENLGWEVGGRYDNQWSDFKFGLGFNFSDVRNKILDMRSRPVGTLLRQQQGYAINSIYGYVSDGYYQSQEEIDNGPTQFGTLKPGDIRFKDIAGAFDADGNAIPDGKITDADKQIIGNTIPRYTYGVNLDLGYKGFKFSAFLQGVAKVDGYLDSHYVIPAVNSSAIKPWQLDYWTEDNRNASLPRLSVTSTNNTQNSDFWLKSASYLRLKNIHLGYQFPTEWFQNAKIGGIYIYANGQNLFTKTNFYEGYDPEINYNAGAAQNVSLGAGNYYPQVKVYTFGLDIKF